GTCACGGGAAGAGCCCGTGCCATATTCTTTGCCCGCCAGAATCACCAGGGGTGTACCCGCCTGCTGGTATTTTTCAGAGGCCTCGTAAATAAACATCTGCTCATTGCTGGGCAGATAGGTGGTATAACCCCCTTCTGTGCCAGGAGCCATCTGGTTTTTCAGACGAACATTGGCAAAGGTGCCCCGGGTCATGACCCGGTCATTGCCACGGCGCGAGCCGTAGGAATTGAAATCACCGGGCTGAACACTGTTGCCGACCAGATATTGGGCAGCAGGTGTGCCCACCTTGATTGCACCAGCAGGAGAGATATGATCGGTGGTAATCGAATCGCCGACCTTGACCAGCACCCGTGCTTCGTTGATGGGCTGAATCGTCCCTGGCTCTTGCGCCATGCCCACAAAGAAGGGCGGTTCCTGGATATAGGTTGAACTGTCGTTCCAGGCGTATAAATCACCCGGTGTGACAGGAATAGCATTCCACTCTTGATTGGATTGGGCGATGCCGTTGTACATCTGGTTAAACAACTCAGGATTCAAGGCATCATCCAAAAGGGCCGCAATTTCAGCATTGCTGGGCCAGATATCCTTGAGATAAACCGGCTGACCTTCACTGTCGGTTCCCAAGGCTTCTTTGACCAGGTCAATATCCACCGTACCCGCCAAAGCATAGGCCACCACCAAAGGAGGAGAAGCCAGGAAATTGGCCTTGACGCTCTGGTGCACACGGCCCTCAAAATTACGGTTGCCTGAGAGGACACTGGCAGCAATCAAATCACCGTCTTTAATCGCTTTTTCAACCGCATCGGGCAGGGGGCCAGAATTGCCAATACAGGTCGTACAGCCATAGCCCACCAGGTTAAAGCCCAATTGATTGAGATAGGGGCTCAAACCGGCTTTGTCGAGATATTCTGTCACCACGCGTGAGCCCGGAGCCAGCGAAGTTTTCACATAGGGCTTCACCTTCAGGCCTTTGGCTACGGCTTTTTTCGCGACCAGACCGGCAGCGAGCAGCACAGACGGATTGGAGGTATTGGTACAGCTGGTAATCGCAGCAATCACCACATCGCCATGCTTCATGGTGATTTCTTGGCCTTGATCCGCATATACTCCGGTATTGCCCAGTTTGTCCTCGCTCAGTGAGAAACCACTGGTGGCCACAGTAGAAGTCAGGGCCGAACGGAAGGTTTCCTGCATCTGATTGAGGGGCACACGGTCCTGAGGACGCTTGGGGCCCGCCAGAGAGGGCTGAACAGTGGACATATCCAATTCAAGGGTATCGGTGAAAACAGGGTCTGCGGTTTCATCGGTACGGAAAAGCCCCTGGGCCTTGGAATAGGCTTCAACCAGACTGACCAGATCTGCACTGCGACCACTGCGCGAGAGATAGCGCAGGCTTTCAGCATCGATGGGGAAAAAGCCCATGGTGGCACCATATTCAGGTGCCATATTGGCAATCGTAGCGCGATCAGGCAAAGAAATATTGCTCAAGCCGGAACCGTAAAACTCAACAAATTTACCCACCACCCCTTTTTTGCGCAGCATTTGGGTAATCGTTAAGGTCAAATCGGTAGCGGTCACGCCCTCAGGCAAACTGCCTGTGAGTTTAAAGCCAATCACTTCAGGAATCAGCATATAAATCGGCTGACCCAGCATCACGGCTTCGGCTTCAATCCCGCCGACCCCCCAACCCACAACGCCCAGACCATTGATCATGGTGGTATGAGAATCGGTGCCCACGAGAGAATCGGGATAGGCCACGGTATCGTCGCCTTCGGCTGAAGACCAAACCCCACGGGCCAGATACTCCAGGTTCACCTGGTGTACAATCCCGCGACCAGGCGGCACCACGCCAAAATTATCGAGGGCCTGCTGGCCCCAGCGCAAAAACTCATAGCGCTCGCGGTTACGTTCCATTTCTTTTTCAATATTCTTGCTGAAAGAATCGCTTTGACCAAAATAATCGACCTGAACAGAGTGGTCAATCACCAGATCCACGGGGCAAATCGGGTTAATTTTTTTAGGATCTCCCCCCATACGGGCCATGGCGGCACGCATCGCGGCCAAATCGACAACGGCAGGAACGCCTGTAAAATCTTGCAAAATGACGCGGGCGGGTTTAAAGGGAATTTCTTCCTGAACAGGTTGGGCGGCATTGTAGGTGGCCAGTTTTTTGACATCTTCACGGCTGACCACATAGTCATCACAATTGCGCAGGACAGACTCCAGCAAAACCTTGATTGAAAAGGGCAGGGAATGAATGGCTGAATAGCCTTGGTCAGCCAGTTTGGACAGGCTGTAATAATAGGAGATTCCGGCGCCCGTTTCCAGGGCTGTGCGGGTTCCCAAGAGATCGTGTGTGCTCATGAGAGGGATCCTTTCTGGTGATTCTGAATACAGATTCATGATACACAAATCTGACCTGATCCGGCCGAAATAGTAGGAAATTCAAGCGACTGGAAAGGGGTTTAAAATATAAAAGCACGCCGAAGGAACTTAATAAGGATATAATAATATTTATAGTTTGGGTTAATCCAAGGGGAATGTGGTAAAAGATGGCTCGAATCCTGGTCGCAGATGATGATATCTTTATTCTTCAGTTTATAGATAAAATTCTGCACAGCTCTGAATACGAAACCATTTTGGTACAAAATGGTGAAGAGGCACTGCGCAAATACTATGAATGCGCCCCTGATCTGGTACTCTTAGACGTGATGATGCCCAAAAAAAATGGACTGGATGTCTGCCGCGAAATTCGTGAGCAGAATGCCTTGATCCCCATTCTGCTGCTCACGGCCAAGCAACAGATCGAAAATAAAGTAGCGGGCCTTGAAAGCGGCGCGGATGACTATATCACCAAACCCTTTGACCGCCATGAACTGCTCGCGCGAATTCAGAGTGCTTTGCGCCGTCAACAGGCGATTGAAGGCAAACAGGAAAGTCCATCCCCCGAAAAAGTTTCGATTGATCTTTTGGATCTCTACCTGAATACCTGGCAGGCCGAATACAACCATACCCCGATCAAACTCTCGCGTACCGAATTCAAACTTTTACGCGTCTTCTGTGAAAACCCAGATACGGTGATTGAACGACAGTATCTGCTCAACCATGTCTGGGATTACGAAGAAAACAGTTCTACCCGTACCGTGGATAATTTTATTATGCGGGTACGCAAAAAACTACAAACCCTTGTTCAGGCCCAAGGCGAAAGTTTTCCCAATCTGGAAACCCTCTATGGCATTGGCTATCGCCTGAACTCATCTCAAGGTGCCGGGTGGCACGCAGAACCCTAAGCCCAGCGAAACCAGCATTGATACAGCAAGGAATACCCCGATGAAAAAACTTGATTGCTCTCCCCTTGAAAACACGGCGGAGGCCCTTGAAACCGCGATTTGCCACCATGTGCGCTATCAACTTGCCAGCCGCATGAAAAATCTCTCGCGGGGAGATCTTTACCAGGCCCTGTCTCTGGCCGTACGCGATCGTCTGGTGGAACGCATGCTGGACACCGAAGACCGCAACCAGGAAAAACAAGCCAAACGGCTCTATTATCTTTCAATGGAATTTTTGATGGGCCAGTTTCTTGAGAACAATCTCTACAATCTGGATATTCTCGAACCCACCCGTGCAGCTTTGAGCAATCTGGGCGTAGATCTGCGCGAAATTTGCGATTATGAGCCCGATGCGGCCCTGGGCAACGGGGGCTTGGGGCGTCTGGCCGCTTGTTTTCTCGATTCTTTGGCCAGTCTCAATCTGCCAGGCTATGGCTACGGCATCAATTATGAGTTTGGGCTATTTAAACAGGAAATTCACAACCACTGCCAGGAAGAAAGACCCGATCACTGGATGGAAGAAGGCACCCCCTGGGAAATCGAGCGCCGCAGTGAAGCCTGTATTATTCCGGTTTATGGCCGGGTAGAACACGCTGCCGATCGCAATGGCGATTATAACCCCATGTGGGTCAACTGGCGCGTCTTGATTGGCGTTCCCCACGATATTCCGATTGTGGGCTATGGCGGCCAGACGGTTAATTTCCTGCGTCTCTTCAGCGCCCGCTCTTCGCATGAATTTGATATGAAAATCTTCAACCAGGGCGATTATATCCGGGCCGTGGAACAAAAAATCTCAAGCGAAACCATCACCAAGGTACTCTACCCCTCTGACTCCATTGAAGCGGGCAAAGAGCTGCGTCTGCTGCAGGAATATTTCCTGGTGGCCTGTGCGCTGCGGGATATTGTCAACAACCACCTGCGTCAGCACAGCAGCCTGATTCACCTGCATGAAAAAGCCGCGATTCAGCTCAATGATACCCATCCTGCCCTGGCCGTAGCCGAACTGATGCGTTTGCTGGTCGATGAACAGCAAATTCCCTGGGACAAAGCCTGGGAAATCACCACCCGCACCCTGGCCTATACCAACCACACGCTCATGCCCGAAGCCCTTGAAAAATGGCCGGTTTCGCTGATGGCCAAAGTTTTGCCCCGCCATTTGCAATTGATTCAGGAAATCGAACGCCGCTTTTTAACCCAAATTCATTTACAGTGGCCCGAAAACCCACTCAAATGGCAAAAGGTTTCGCTCTTTGAAGGCGAAGGCGATTACCGCCAGGTGCGCATGGCCCATCTCGCCATTCTGGGTTCTCATTCTGTCAACGGGGTCTCGGCCCTGCATACCGAGCTGATCAAATCCCAGCTGGTGCCTGAGTTTTATGAGCTTTGGCCTGAAAAATTCAATAATAAAACCAATGGCGTCACCCCCCGTCGCTGGCTGCTCAAGGCCAACCCCCTGCTCTCCACCCTGATTACTGAAAAAATCGGCAAGGGCTGGATTCAAAATCTGGATCAACTGCGCCAGCTTGAACCCTATGCGGCTGACAACGGTTTTCAGGAAGAATTCATGCGGATTAAACGCGCCAATAAAAGCCGTTTGGCCCGCGTGATTGAAGATACCACACATTATCTGGTGGATCCTGATTCCCTCTTTGATATTCAAATCAAACGCATGCACGAATACAAGCGCCAGCTGCTCTGCCTGATGCATGTCATTCACGAATACCTGACCATTACCGAAGAAGGCAAAGACCTGACCGTACCCCGCACGTATATTTTCGCGGGCAAAGCCGCTCCTGGCTATTGGGCCGCCAAACAGATCATCCGCCTGATCAACCAGGTAGCCGAAGTGGTCAATACAGATAAACGCGTGGGCGATCAGCTCAAACTGGTTTTTATTCCCGATTACCGCGTTTCACTGGCTGAAAAAATTATTCCCGCCGCCGATTTAAGTGAGCAAATCTCCACCGCTGGCAAAGAGGCCTCGGGCACGGGCAATATGAAATTTGCGCTCAACGGGGCCCTCACGATTGGCACCCTGGACGGTGCCAATATTGAAATTGGCGAAGAAGTGGGCGAAGACAATATCTTTATCTTTGGCCTGAAAGCCGAAGAAATTCAGGCCCTACGTGATCAAAACAGCTATGACCCCTGGAGCTGGTACCAAAAGCCCGAGGTTCAGCGCGTGGTGGACACCTTTAATTCCACCCGTTTCTGTGCTGAAGAACCCGGTCTGTTTGAGTGGCTGTTTGAATCCCTGGTTACCCAGGACACCTATTTCCATCTTGCCGATTTCCCCTCGTATATCGCCGCCCAGGAAAAGGTGGGTCAAAACTACCTTCAGCGCAGTGACTGGGCCCAAAAGGCCATTCTGAACGTG
This DNA window, taken from bacterium (Candidatus Blackallbacteria) CG13_big_fil_rev_8_21_14_2_50_49_14, encodes the following:
- the acnA gene encoding aconitate hydratase AcnA, whose translation is MSTHDLLGTRTALETGAGISYYYSLSKLADQGYSAIHSLPFSIKVLLESVLRNCDDYVVSREDVKKLATYNAAQPVQEEIPFKPARVILQDFTGVPAVVDLAAMRAAMARMGGDPKKINPICPVDLVIDHSVQVDYFGQSDSFSKNIEKEMERNRERYEFLRWGQQALDNFGVVPPGRGIVHQVNLEYLARGVWSSAEGDDTVAYPDSLVGTDSHTTMINGLGVVGWGVGGIEAEAVMLGQPIYMLIPEVIGFKLTGSLPEGVTATDLTLTITQMLRKKGVVGKFVEFYGSGLSNISLPDRATIANMAPEYGATMGFFPIDAESLRYLSRSGRSADLVSLVEAYSKAQGLFRTDETADPVFTDTLELDMSTVQPSLAGPKRPQDRVPLNQMQETFRSALTSTVATSGFSLSEDKLGNTGVYADQGQEITMKHGDVVIAAITSCTNTSNPSVLLAAGLVAKKAVAKGLKVKPYVKTSLAPGSRVVTEYLDKAGLSPYLNQLGFNLVGYGCTTCIGNSGPLPDAVEKAIKDGDLIAASVLSGNRNFEGRVHQSVKANFLASPPLVVAYALAGTVDIDLVKEALGTDSEGQPVYLKDIWPSNAEIAALLDDALNPELFNQMYNGIAQSNQEWNAIPVTPGDLYAWNDSSTYIQEPPFFVGMAQEPGTIQPINEARVLVKVGDSITTDHISPAGAIKVGTPAAQYLVGNSVQPGDFNSYGSRRGNDRVMTRGTFANVRLKNQMAPGTEGGYTTYLPSNEQMFIYEASEKYQQAGTPLVILAGKEYGTGSSRDWAAKGTFLLGVRAVIAESFERIHRSNLVGMGVLPLQFKEGENPSSLGLDGSEFFSIVVDDQLKPQQMVQVTARKANGESVNFDARCRIDTPVEVDYYRNGGILQTVLRQFMK
- a CDS encoding glycogen phosphorylase; this encodes MKKLDCSPLENTAEALETAICHHVRYQLASRMKNLSRGDLYQALSLAVRDRLVERMLDTEDRNQEKQAKRLYYLSMEFLMGQFLENNLYNLDILEPTRAALSNLGVDLREICDYEPDAALGNGGLGRLAACFLDSLASLNLPGYGYGINYEFGLFKQEIHNHCQEERPDHWMEEGTPWEIERRSEACIIPVYGRVEHAADRNGDYNPMWVNWRVLIGVPHDIPIVGYGGQTVNFLRLFSARSSHEFDMKIFNQGDYIRAVEQKISSETITKVLYPSDSIEAGKELRLLQEYFLVACALRDIVNNHLRQHSSLIHLHEKAAIQLNDTHPALAVAELMRLLVDEQQIPWDKAWEITTRTLAYTNHTLMPEALEKWPVSLMAKVLPRHLQLIQEIERRFLTQIHLQWPENPLKWQKVSLFEGEGDYRQVRMAHLAILGSHSVNGVSALHTELIKSQLVPEFYELWPEKFNNKTNGVTPRRWLLKANPLLSTLITEKIGKGWIQNLDQLRQLEPYAADNGFQEEFMRIKRANKSRLARVIEDTTHYLVDPDSLFDIQIKRMHEYKRQLLCLMHVIHEYLTITEEGKDLTVPRTYIFAGKAAPGYWAAKQIIRLINQVAEVVNTDKRVGDQLKLVFIPDYRVSLAEKIIPAADLSEQISTAGKEASGTGNMKFALNGALTIGTLDGANIEIGEEVGEDNIFIFGLKAEEIQALRDQNSYDPWSWYQKPEVQRVVDTFNSTRFCAEEPGLFEWLFESLVTQDTYFHLADFPSYIAAQEKVGQNYLQRSDWAQKAILNVARVGKFSSDRTISEYAKEVWNIQPTV
- a CDS encoding DNA-binding response regulator, coding for MARILVADDDIFILQFIDKILHSSEYETILVQNGEEALRKYYECAPDLVLLDVMMPKKNGLDVCREIREQNALIPILLLTAKQQIENKVAGLESGADDYITKPFDRHELLARIQSALRRQQAIEGKQESPSPEKVSIDLLDLYLNTWQAEYNHTPIKLSRTEFKLLRVFCENPDTVIERQYLLNHVWDYEENSSTRTVDNFIMRVRKKLQTLVQAQGESFPNLETLYGIGYRLNSSQGAGWHAEP